Within Eublepharis macularius isolate TG4126 chromosome 19, MPM_Emac_v1.0, whole genome shotgun sequence, the genomic segment TGATTCCCTTACAGTGTAATCTGGTTAAGACAgctcagagaatcctggatttatttggccattattccctatggggaaaactaactggaggggtgtgtgtgtcatttttcaagcaaagtcCATCAAGTTTgcaaggaacctactcctgacctcccaagtttcaggaaggttggactctggggtccaattctgtgggcctctgaggaaggtgcccccagccactctacattattccctatggggcaaACTATCTAGGGGGcttgggtggcatttttcaagcaaatactagcaaatttgcagggaacctgctcttgactgtcctctaaagaccaacaaagtttcaggaagattgcacTAAACTACCCAAGCTGAGTCCCCACATCTCTATAGACTCTCGCCTGACTTATTATACTAGGCCCTTCTCCGCTTAACTGCTCCCTCTTTCCTCCTACCCTTCTGTAATTTTCtgtaaaaacaagaaaaaatattttgcttCTTCCCATTGTACCCGAGGAAGTTAGCTTTGATGCACAATAGCTCATACTGGAATATATGtggttattagtctttaaggtgctactagacttctattttgtttttgtttaaaaaaccatTTAATCAGTTGATGGCTTAAACTAACGGCCATGGTCAGAAAAGAAAGCTTGTTGTGATGTGTCGGCATGAAGCTACCTTCTGCTGAACAAACCACTGGTCTATCAGGCTCAGTATTTCagaggtgtttgttgttgtggggataagtaCAACTTTGTACATTAAAttataaataatgcattttatgttggtAAAACAGCCAAATAGGTTTCCATTGGATAGGAAGGTAGGTATTGCAACTAtttcagttccccccccccaaactgttcTCTCCCCCACTCATGGCTTCAGAAGTTCCAGAAATTGGGCATGTCTGCAATGAGACTGACTCTGTCTTTGCTGTTTCTTGCAGTGTGTATCCGCCCCTCCGGGAACAGTTCTCATCACTTAAGGAATCACAGACAGATATGAAAATTAAAGGTACATAGGGTGCTCAGGTTCAAAAGGCCGATGTGGGAAAAGAAGTAAAATACGCGGACCAACAGCCAAGGGAGGTAGATTGTGGTGAAAATAAGCGGAGACCATCAAGTTCTACGTCCTCTTTCCCTCAGTGGCCCATCAGATACATTTGGGaaccccacaagcaggctcagggatcGCCGcttctccctgtatctgaagaaggaagctttgacagGTGTTCCCATATCCCGTCACTGGTATCTCCAGTGAAGGGGGTCGCAGGCCAGGGAAGGCTCTTTGGCTGACACTTGGGAAAGTCAACGTTAGCAATCTTGGACTACACTGCCTAATTTTTTGTTAGTTCCTGCaaagctgcttttttaaaaaaaagaacagtaaGTGTTGGGTCTAAtggtttattgtttttttaaaaaaggtttattGCCTGTCATTATTACTATGGTGAAATGGACTTCAGGTGACAGGTTGCTCCATGATGTTCAAAAAAATCCTTCCAAACCGAAAACCAACacagcaattgggggggggggggagatgcagaagCTTCCTCTCCGTGGTGCTAGCTTTCTGCTTGCAGGGAACTCTTAACGTTAAGGAACGTTGCAAGTTGGAATCTGTCGTCTTGCAGTCTGAAGCAGCACAGTCCATTTTGCCCCTCTCATCCTTCAGTGTGTGTAAACTAGTCCTTGGACACTGCCCCAAAAGCAATAAGCTGGGAGTTGTGTTTgaagtgagtgaatgagtgctcTCTTACGTATGGTGCTCTCTTACGTTCATTACATCTGGAGCctatgcagggagggcagaataaaaatcgaaaataataaacaaataaattaaataagagTTCTAGTCTCTCTCAAGGGAAAACTTTGAATGGGGGGTTTCAGACCCGTTTTTAAGGCTGGGAAAGCAGGCGTGGCTGTGGCTGAGCATACCCCTGTAGCCGAAAGTGTTTGTAACTGGACTTCTGCTTTTTTAACAGGAATGGTGAAGCTGGGGTCTGACCTGATGCTTTGTCGAGCCGATGACCTGGATCTCATCGAGGTAGGCATGCAGAGGTACAGCACCCTCGCTTACCTCTCTGGGCAGCTTATTCCGCTGCTAAACAGAGGAATATTTTCCTAGTGCTTTCTAAGGCTGCCTGTCAAATGTACTCGCAATGCTGTTTCGAATGCACATCTGTTCTCTGGAAGCTGCCAGAGTGCTGCTCCGGTAGCAGCAACAGgaggcagaaaggggaagggcattTAGTGGGCAGCCCCATCACTGGTGCCGGCTTCAGCCCTCGGGCAGCTTGTTCCGTGCAGCCAGCTGGTCTTTGCTGTGTACCGCATGTAAAGAGAGGGCTTGAGGCATGTTTGCAGTTGGCGAGCATCCAGAGGCTACCTTGTCTCCTTGCCTTGCTttccttggtatctgaagaagggagctttgactctcagaagcttgtaccttgaaaatcttgttgttttcTAAAGTGATACTGGATTCAACTCCTGCCACCTTTCTTCTGTCACTTAATCCACTTGTACTCCAACAAGCTGTGCAGCTTTGGCGCTCATCTGAAAACTCATTTTATTTTTGGtttagtgtagtgattaagagcagcaggactctaatttggagagccaggtttgattccccactcctcttcttgaagccagctgggtgaacttgagtcaatcacagctctctcagagctctcccagccccacccacctcacagggtgtttgttgtggggatgataacaacataccttataaactgctccgagtgggcattgtcctgaagggcagtatataaatcaaatgttgttgttgttattactgttactcattcataccctgccttttctctcaATGGGGACTTGACGTGTCTTGCACCAtccacctctcctccattttttccctcacagcaAACccttgtgagggaggttaggctgagggggtgtgactggcccaaggtctcccagtgaacttccacggcagactggggaattgaacctgggtcagcCGGATcttagtccatcactctaaccactaccccacactggctcttttctaGTTGGAACTGTTGGGTTCCATGAATCTTCAGCTGGTCCTCCTAGGAGTTCCTTTCAAGAATTTTAAGTGTTTCTGTCCCTTTTCCTCCGCACCCTTTTGAGCATCTGTCTGCTGAGGCCATGTACTTCTGAATCCCAgctcctcctggcagacatttGAGGGTTAGCTTTTGGAGGCTGGCCACAGGATTCAGTGGTCCCTCATCCTGCAGAGCCTTTTTTACCTTCTTTAAAATTGGTACAGAATCCTGCCTCCGGAATGCTGACTGGCGTGGGTCCTAGGGACCGTATCGCTCCAGTCTCATTCCAGCTGCACTGACTCCCACTTTGTTTCcatgcccaattcaaggtgctcgtGTTGAACCTTAAGGCCCTGTGTGGTCCGGGACCAGCATTCCTTGAGGCATGCATTCAGCCTACTTCCATACACAACCTGCACAACCTGTACGCTCGTCTGTCAAGGCCCTGCTccgggtgcccctgccatctgagcagGCCTTCGCAGTCAGGGCACCAAATTTGTGAGTGGCGTGTGCAtgtctgtgtgtgtatgcatgtatgaATGTATTGTATTTTCAAGTTTTCAATGTTTGTGGTATTTGGGGCCTGAGTTGGGTGgacaggtggaataaaaatgttccAGGTGGAAAAATACAGCTCTGAGGCTGAATGCCGTTCTCCGGCTCAAGTGGCACGAGCACTGCCTTGATTGGGTACGTAGCTTCCCACCCTGCTTgggacctgctgctgctgctgctgctgctggaaatgCCTTTGGCTTTGGGGGCTCGAACACTGTAAGTCAAAGAAAGgggttctcttctcctcctcctcctcctccagtaatCAGAGAACATTTGGGCATCTTCACAGGGAAAGGCCAGCGCTCCAAAGCAGCTCAGCTTCCTGGGACGGCTAGCAGCTGTAATTCCATCTCTGGATAGTCTCGGGGTCTCTGACTCCCGGTCTGCCTCCAGCACTTTTTCCAGGTAAAGGGGCTTCTTCAGACACAAACGAGAGCAAAGCCATGACCCCTGCCCAGCAGCTGGGTCCAGTGGGAGGAGGGCTGGCTGAATGTATGGCTTTGCTGCTGCCTATTGGCTTCCTGGCCCATCACGCTGAGCTGAGCTGAGCCTCAAGTGCTGAGCTTTGCTGGGAAAGAGGCCAAGTCAAGCCGACCTGTGCCCTCTTCGGGGAGAGACTGACGGGGCTCCTTAAGGCAGGGCTGCAGCTGGAACTGAGTTGGGTGGCTGAGGAGAGAGTGTGCGATACCCATCCCAGTGAGTGCTTCTGGCGGCCCAGCTGCTGCCCCCTGACTGACAGACTCTTACCAAAAGCAATCTGTATCTTTGGTAAGAATGTGCCCCCCCCTCAAAAGCCCATGCCAGTGCCACCACCTGGGGTTTTGCAGGCATTAAAGGAGCACATGCCCTGTGCTCAGTATGGGCCCTTCTGCCATTCACTCCTCACTCTCTGAATGCCAGAATGTCTCTGGTACCACATGCCATCCCTGACTCTACTGATTGAACTGATCCGCACACCCTTCCAGTGCCAGGGCTAGCCCACCGgtttatctgccctttcctccagtttTCTGGATGATTAGTCCTCGCAAAGCTGTGACAGAATTGCCTGTTTCCCAGGGCCTTGTGTCACAGCTACATATGCAGCGGGTCTGAGgctttccccttctccctttctctcccAGCCAAGAGGAATCTTTCCGAGAGATGGTAAAGAAGAATGAGAAATTCCTGAGGCAGGTTTTCTGCAGCTCGGATCTGCAGGCCGTGCTGAACCCCGAATGCCACCCCTGGAGCTCAGATATCAAGCCCCTCCTCTTGGGTGAAAAGGCGCTCCAGAAAAGGTGAGCGCCCTGGGAGATCCTTGGGCTGGCCTCCCCCTAGATGTGCAGTGAGAGAGGGAAGAACCTGAAGCTGAGTTGAGAACGAAACCTCCCATTTCAATGGCTCCTCCTCGCCAAACCAGTGGCAGATTCAGAGTCCCGATGCCAATCCCCCCACCCTCATGTCTGTTAAGGTCCCATCTGCCGTTGGTCTCCCATGAGAGAACTCTACTGGAGGTATCCAAAGAGCTGGAGGAGACAGCCACTGCCTTGCAGGACTTACGAGCCCAGGTAAGGATTCCCAAGACGTAGGGCTTGAGCCTCCTGCTCAGTGGCCTGAGGGCTAGCTAAAGGCTTATGTTTGAGGCTGCTGTTCCCAGCAAGCCAGAGAGAGGGTGCTGGTTTACGCCTGATCCTGTCCTCTCTCCGCCTGAAACGTATTTTCTGGTCTTTATGAGCCTGGCACAGAGAGAAGCTGTTTGCGGTCCCCAAGATGCAGGGGAGAGGCAGGCCAGGAGAAcggagactcagagccaaactacacgagacgaattacaagCGTTCAACTCATGAACGCGCTCACACGTGTttctccattgctttcctgttcactcgcagACCGCGGTCACACTGCTCTCGAGCTGCACTTGATCTCGTGCTCGGCCTGGCACGTGTTTCTTCCTCGTACttcccagatgagagatggtatcccatgatgcaccttctcttcacgcatgctcaaaccttcctctgtagcttttctgagagaCTTGTTTACTTAATTGGATGtatcggggtggggggggacccGCCAGATTTCGGGGGGGGGCCTAAAAAATGGGGATTCCttacctctgctgagatcttgcaaatTCCAGGAAGAGGGGCATCTaggcaaaggggggtgggcaatccccatTTTGGGAGCTGTGGCAGCGTTTCTTACTGTCAGTCAGAgccaactctttcctgcctgtatGTCCCGAGCCACTtccgatctccattattccctatggggaaaactatgggggctatccagggggatggggggtggtatttagcaaaataaatctacaacatTTGCAGGGggcctactgctaactgtcctctaacgacctcccaaatttcagggagattgctcgttggggagccattttatgcacCACCACCCCCAAGAAAGTACCCTCAGCtaccccatttgttcctatttcAGGGAAAAAACTGATAGCAACTGGAGAAACACATAGATCATGTCTTCCCCAggatccaatctccctgaaacttgggggagggggtgtctttagaggactgttaggattaggtcctgtgcaaatttggtggattttggaccttggggagccattttatggacccccccaaagaaggtgctctcaGCCACCCCATTTCTTCGTATAGCGGGGGGGAAACTGACagcaactgcagaaacacatggatcatgcctttcccagtatccaatctccctgaaacttgggtgtgtgtgtgtgcgtctttagaggatagttaggagtaggtcctgtgcaaattctgtggattttgcttgcaaaatgccacctaagccccctagatagctctcctagttttccccatagggaataatggagattggaggtggctgggggcaccttctttggaggcccataaaatgccccccgaagtcaatcttcatgaaacttggggggggagggtctttagagaacagctagtaGTAGGTTCCcaacaaatttggtaaaatttggtcctaaaatgcccccctAGACCCCCGAaaagccccaaatcacatttctcattggaaataatggccaaattttacccaatttgctctgtattgccgaGACAAACTGGAAAATGAGTACCCCCCTaccccatccttttcaggttcatatatcaggcatgtttctaaaattttgctcagatgcttagtcgtgttgccatgatctttcttcccacctcctccttatcccgacCGAAAAAGTTGCATAGAGAGGAGGAGAACgttaaggggggaggagggtgcaggaaggagaagTAAGGAGGTGGCGGCATCAACTAGAAaacaggagaatttaaaacatgccagattaaaagcaaaacagtttgggtgtaagccagatctaagggcaaaaagaggggacaGGGAAGCGGAAGCTGCCCAAAATCGACGCTCTGCAATGCCGActcgctgattatgaccatggacacttgcaactgcgactacaccagttacccaacaCAGGCGctgactagggctacaggacacgtgttcacTCGGGGTAAAATAGACACGGGCAGGTAGGAACCGACATGATTCTAGGCATTCACGTAGCCTCGCGTAATTCGTCTCGTCTAGTTCAGCTCCCAGTGGCAGCAGCCTCTGATATGCGAAGGGCACTAAGTTCTCTGACTAACAGCTggagggccagggccttcttcagAGGAAGCGGGGAGCCATATCAAGAGCAGCAATGCCTCACCTAGCAGCAGAGGAGCCGAGTTGCAACCTTCCTTGACCACGACTCTTTTGGCTCGGCAGTGTTCCTTCCTGCACGGGacctcagctggggctgagcagcTTCTTGATGGCGCCACAGTGCTACAGACCCTCAAGCTGGTTGTCTCCGACTTCAACCAGCTGCTCGTGGCCTTCGAGCAGGTATACGGGAACGAGCTGCAGAAGCATTGTGAGCGCCCTGCGCCTTGGCTGAGCCCATGTGGCCCCCTCTTCAAAGCTGTGCAGCAGGAACTCTGGCTCTGCATGCAGGTTGGTTGGGAAGGAGCTCGGCACTGGGAGTCATTTGGTGGTAACGTGGGGAATAAATCATGTCTCTTGATGCACTGAGGGCTTTCTGCATTCATGGAAGCTGAAGCTTCGGGGAGCGATGAAcaaggcaggaaggaggagtgGGAAGAGGTGCAGGGCCCAGCAACCGTCTAGTTTGGAGGCCTTTAACACTGTTGAGACTGTGGGAATTTTGAGGACAGATACTGTCCATTGTGGTGCTGCACAGAAGGTTGGGGGTATCAAAGCAAGCGTGCCAGATGTGGACAGCTGTTTCCAAAAGGCAGCTTCCTGCAGACATAAAGGTGATGCTTCCTGAGCCCTTCAGAAGAGTCTCCTGTTCTGATGAGGAGGTGGAAAGGTAGAGCGTTTGGGGGGAGAACAGGCGTTGCCAATAGGCCTGGAAAAAAGtgccctgtctctttaacagaggtttaatgtatggaaatgggcagctgaagttaTGGAACTAATTAACAACATCTGGTCAATAACATCTaactatagtttcaggtggataaccGTTTTGCTCTGCAATAAAAGTgcacaagattcgagtccagtagcaccttaaagaccaaccagatttgcaagagtcaaagctcctttcgtcAGATATGTTTAGAAGTGGAACTATGCAGGCAAGGTTTTTATCCAGCCAGAGAGCGGGAAGGGTATTTAAAATAAGGATGGAAGCACccttactccccccaccccacacaccaaCTTCTGGCTTGAAAAAGATCCTACGTAGCGTAGGATCTaaatgtgtctgaagaagggagctttgactctcaaaaactcctactctggaaatcaagttggtctttaaggtgcaattgGATTTGAACATCTAATTATATAATTATTATctaagggacaggacattttttttctcctggcaaccctatgaatgctGGGAAACGCAGCTGGTGGGCCCCGTGTTTGGGATCGCTGATCTGGCTCATTTCCTTACAGCTTCTTTCTTCTCGGCCTCATTCTCAGGAcgatcatagaatcctagagttggaaggggccatacagaccatctagtccaaccccctgcccagtgcaggatcagcctaaagcatctctgacaagta encodes:
- the HAUS7 gene encoding HAUS augmin-like complex subunit 7 — protein: MAAVDLFERLKKLGCPALEGVYLSEPEDIQKLLCTPSPHRLDILEWICISVYPPLREQFSSLKESQTDMKIKGMVKLGSDLMLCRADDLDLIEGKASAPKQLSFLGRLAAVIPSLDSLGVSDSRSASSTFSSQEESFREMVKKNEKFLRQVFCSSDLQAVLNPECHPWSSDIKPLLLGEKALQKRSHLPLVSHERTLLEVSKELEETATALQDLRAQCSFLHGTSAGAEQLLDGATVLQTLKLVVSDFNQLLVAFEQVYGNELQKHCERPAPWLSPCGPLFKAVQQELWLCMQELKSLAQVTETSEHVAHTVSQLHAEKLAWRGSAKATLPSKLEELCQKYKTIHGALHKLPVILSSTKETTSL